In Pengzhenrongella sicca, a single genomic region encodes these proteins:
- a CDS encoding response regulator, giving the protein MTIRVVLADDHDLFRSGLRAAVDTQADLECVADVGDGRAAIDAVVRLQPDVAVLDIRMPLMDGLEAAETLLADGAATRIILLTTYDDESHLYRALQAGVSGFCLKGMPAEEVLGAIRIAARGDALIDPSVTRRLARRFAAGLDVSNRRGSTSTAPPRLETLTAREHEVLLQMGQGLSNAEIARACFIGEETVKTHVSRVLAKLNLRDRVQAVVLVHEHGLNADTR; this is encoded by the coding sequence ATGACCATCCGCGTCGTCCTGGCCGACGACCATGACCTTTTCCGCAGCGGCTTGCGGGCCGCCGTCGACACCCAGGCTGACCTTGAGTGCGTGGCCGACGTCGGCGATGGTCGAGCGGCGATCGACGCCGTGGTGAGGTTGCAGCCGGACGTGGCGGTCCTCGACATCAGGATGCCGCTGATGGATGGCCTGGAGGCTGCGGAGACGCTCCTGGCGGACGGCGCCGCTACGAGGATCATCCTGCTGACGACGTACGACGACGAGTCGCACCTCTACCGGGCGCTGCAGGCGGGAGTGAGCGGCTTCTGCCTGAAGGGGATGCCCGCGGAGGAAGTGCTGGGCGCGATCCGGATCGCCGCCCGCGGCGACGCGCTCATCGATCCGTCCGTCACCCGCCGCCTGGCGCGCCGCTTCGCCGCGGGCCTCGACGTGTCGAACCGGCGGGGTTCGACCAGCACCGCGCCGCCCCGGCTCGAGACCCTCACGGCCCGTGAGCACGAGGTGCTCCTGCAGATGGGCCAAGGGCTCTCCAACGCGGAGATCGCCCGAGCCTGCTTCATCGGCGAGGAGACCGTGAAGACGCACGTCTCGAGGGTCCTGGCCAAGCTGAACCTTCGCGACCGGGTGCAGGCCGTCGTCCTGGTCCACGAACACGGCCTAAACGCCGACACCCGCTAA
- a CDS encoding HAD family hydrolase, with protein sequence MSRPGPRLAIFDCDGVLVDSERLAVEIDARAIGALGWAITEAEVVERFLGRSDADVLAAIEHHLGHPVPADWERRWAGEYARTFDERLEAVPGVAAAIAALTAAGLRTCVASSGSLEKMRRTLGRVGLWDHFEGRIFSASEVDRGKPAPDLFLHAASRSGVPAGRCVVVEDSQYGVAGARAAGMRCVGFAGGITPAAQLREADVVITDMAALPAAVTALLA encoded by the coding sequence GTGAGCCGGCCCGGGCCCCGCCTGGCGATCTTCGACTGCGACGGCGTGCTCGTGGACAGCGAGCGCCTGGCGGTCGAGATCGACGCGCGCGCGATCGGCGCCCTCGGGTGGGCGATCACCGAGGCCGAGGTCGTCGAGCGCTTTCTCGGCAGGTCCGACGCCGACGTCCTCGCCGCGATCGAGCACCACCTCGGCCACCCGGTTCCTGCTGACTGGGAGCGGCGGTGGGCCGGCGAGTACGCCCGCACCTTCGACGAACGGCTCGAGGCGGTGCCCGGCGTGGCCGCCGCGATCGCCGCCCTCACGGCCGCCGGCCTGCGCACCTGCGTGGCGTCGAGCGGATCGCTCGAGAAGATGCGGCGCACGCTCGGCCGCGTCGGGCTGTGGGACCACTTCGAGGGACGGATCTTCAGCGCGAGCGAGGTGGACCGCGGCAAACCCGCGCCGGACCTGTTTCTGCACGCGGCGAGCCGGTCAGGGGTCCCGGCGGGCCGGTGCGTCGTGGTCGAGGACAGCCAGTACGGCGTCGCCGGCGCGCGCGCGGCCGGGATGCGGTGCGTCGGGTTCGCGGGGGGGATCACGCCCGCCGCCCAGCTCCGGGAGGCCGACGTCGTGATCACCGACATGGCCGCCCTGCCGGCCGCCGTGACGGCCCTGCTGGCGTGA
- a CDS encoding GNAT family N-acetyltransferase produces MTWTVHPVTPDRFEDFADVINPNRRADHCWCLSHRLRAREIQELGGGAREPAMRRLCERAHPPGVVAYLDGTPVGWCNIGPRAEIPRLVHSRLIRPVDDVPVWSIVCVVVRGGHRKQGVTTPLIHGAVAYARSCGAPAVEAYPVDPPGRMDTTMAFVGTRAMFERAGFTAVGTTDAVASKLPRIVMRTA; encoded by the coding sequence ATGACCTGGACCGTGCATCCCGTCACCCCCGACAGGTTCGAGGACTTCGCGGACGTCATCAACCCCAACCGGCGCGCCGACCACTGCTGGTGCCTGTCCCACCGGCTCCGGGCGCGCGAGATCCAGGAGCTCGGCGGCGGCGCGCGGGAGCCCGCGATGCGCCGGCTGTGCGAGCGCGCGCATCCCCCCGGCGTCGTCGCCTACCTTGACGGCACGCCCGTCGGGTGGTGCAACATCGGGCCGCGAGCCGAGATCCCGCGGCTCGTGCACTCGCGCCTGATCCGGCCCGTCGACGACGTGCCGGTGTGGAGCATCGTGTGCGTCGTCGTCCGCGGCGGGCACCGCAAGCAGGGCGTCACGACCCCCCTGATCCACGGGGCGGTGGCGTACGCCAGGTCCTGCGGGGCGCCCGCGGTAGAGGCGTACCCGGTCGACCCGCCGGGGCGGATGGACACAACGATGGCGTTCGTCGGCACGCGTGCGATGTTCGAGCGGGCCGGCTTCACCGCCGTCGGAACGACCGACGCCGTCGCGAGCAAGCTGCCACGGATCGTCATGCGCACCGCGTGA
- a CDS encoding nitroreductase/quinone reductase family protein codes for MSATTSSTPTLPPRWIIRTIWRAHRLLYRVTAGRLGLSRPTAARAGFLRLRTVGRTSGRERAVIVCYVEDGARLVTLAMNGWGAGAPAWWLNLQAAPDAEVDLRDGARRVHATAATGAERDRLWTLLDAVQGWGDDLDAMAALRPDQTTVVVLEPRVDPRDS; via the coding sequence ATGTCCGCCACGACCTCGTCCACCCCCACGCTGCCGCCGCGATGGATCATCCGCACCATCTGGCGCGCGCATCGCCTGCTCTACCGCGTCACGGCCGGCCGCCTCGGCCTGTCGCGCCCGACCGCCGCCAGGGCCGGGTTCCTGCGCCTGCGCACAGTGGGGCGCACCTCCGGCCGCGAGCGCGCCGTCATCGTCTGCTACGTCGAGGACGGCGCCCGCCTCGTCACGCTCGCCATGAACGGATGGGGAGCGGGCGCCCCCGCCTGGTGGCTCAACCTGCAGGCGGCTCCGGACGCCGAGGTCGACCTTCGCGACGGCGCACGCCGCGTGCACGCGACCGCCGCGACCGGCGCCGAGCGCGACCGCCTCTGGACGCTCCTGGACGCGGTCCAGGGCTGGGGCGACGACCTCGACGCGATGGCGGCACTGCGCCCGGACCAGACCACGGTCGTGGTGCTCGAGCCGCGCGTCGACCCGCGCGACTCCTGA
- a CDS encoding alpha/beta hydrolase produces MWKTAPLLIATLATAALLASCTAAGESSKPSGSPTEAVMTTPRDTLESLEPCRDLPELPTARCGSVTVPLDRHDPDSATTTVAFALVPRTDASTPGLGTIVPNPGGPGTSAIDATGALFAEALAPLMDRRDVLLVDPRGVGRSDALTCGAVEGAELVFGSVQDQRTAVGECGRQLGDRVDDYGTTAVADDIESVRLELGIDKLDLLGISYGTYLMPVYAERHPDHVRTITMAGAYSVNDDPTGAVGAAAFRRAVTLACASAGTCSGETVLADLATLAEQLRARPDAVQVTYDGTTHDVVVDEWQLASVAGRVFSNVPDPDGLTALAESAAAAKSGDLEPLRAFVAASLTATADIASAGPDVVSVAQSWATICHDYPRSFDYADSVEARKQAHAVAQAELDDNDFAPFSASAWTTRADYDNGGCLEWPNDPTAQAPFAKGAQLPDVPVLVLSGDLDANTPSASGREAAAQFPNATFVEIPGAGHTPAVTAEGGEKILTFIAEGES; encoded by the coding sequence ATGTGGAAGACCGCCCCGCTACTGATCGCCACGCTGGCGACGGCCGCCCTGCTCGCCTCCTGCACCGCCGCGGGCGAGAGCTCAAAGCCCAGCGGCTCCCCGACCGAGGCGGTGATGACGACGCCGCGAGACACGCTCGAGTCTCTCGAACCGTGCCGCGACCTACCTGAGCTGCCCACAGCCAGGTGCGGGTCGGTAACGGTGCCGCTCGACCGTCACGACCCCGACTCAGCGACCACGACGGTTGCCTTCGCGCTGGTCCCGCGCACCGACGCGTCCACGCCGGGCCTGGGGACGATTGTGCCCAACCCCGGCGGCCCTGGAACCTCCGCCATCGACGCGACCGGCGCCTTGTTCGCCGAGGCCCTGGCCCCGCTGATGGACCGGCGCGACGTGCTGCTCGTCGACCCACGCGGGGTGGGTCGGTCCGACGCCCTCACGTGCGGCGCAGTGGAGGGTGCGGAGCTGGTCTTCGGTTCGGTGCAGGACCAGCGCACCGCCGTCGGTGAGTGCGGGCGCCAGCTTGGCGATCGCGTCGACGACTACGGGACGACGGCGGTCGCCGATGACATCGAGTCGGTGCGTCTCGAGCTCGGAATCGACAAGCTCGACCTGCTCGGCATCTCGTACGGCACCTACCTCATGCCGGTCTACGCCGAGCGCCACCCTGACCATGTGCGGACGATCACCATGGCCGGCGCCTACTCGGTCAATGACGATCCGACCGGTGCGGTGGGTGCGGCCGCCTTCCGACGTGCCGTGACGCTGGCCTGCGCGAGCGCCGGGACTTGCTCGGGCGAGACCGTGCTGGCAGACCTCGCCACCCTGGCCGAGCAGCTGCGTGCGCGCCCTGACGCGGTTCAGGTGACCTATGACGGGACCACTCACGACGTCGTCGTGGACGAGTGGCAGCTGGCCTCGGTGGCGGGGCGAGTCTTCTCCAACGTTCCTGATCCCGACGGACTGACGGCACTCGCCGAGTCCGCGGCCGCGGCCAAGAGCGGCGACCTGGAGCCGCTGCGCGCGTTCGTGGCGGCCAGTCTCACCGCGACCGCCGACATCGCCTCGGCCGGCCCCGACGTCGTGTCGGTCGCCCAGAGCTGGGCGACGATCTGCCACGACTATCCCCGGTCCTTCGACTACGCCGATTCCGTCGAGGCCCGAAAGCAGGCGCACGCCGTCGCCCAGGCCGAGCTCGATGACAACGACTTTGCACCATTCAGCGCCTCGGCGTGGACCACCCGGGCCGACTACGACAACGGGGGCTGCCTGGAGTGGCCGAACGACCCGACCGCTCAGGCACCGTTCGCCAAGGGTGCTCAGCTGCCCGATGTTCCCGTGCTCGTCCTCAGCGGCGACCTCGACGCGAACACCCCGAGCGCCTCGGGACGCGAAGCTGCCGCCCAGTTCCCGAACGCGACCTTCGTCGAGATTCCCGGAGCCGGGCACACCCCAGCCGTGACCGCCGAGGGTGGCGAGAAGATCCTGACGTTCATCGCCGAGGGAGAGTCCTGA
- a CDS encoding TetR/AcrR family transcriptional regulator, whose protein sequence is MPAPLSPERIVDAAIALADREGLEGLSMRKLGVDLGVDPMSVYHHVADKSALLALMVDRVVGQVEPVRVGGWAEALRGTILGARATMLRHPWAAKVLAAGTEATPAIIGYVDAILGILRGGGLTVGLAHHALHVLGSRILGFSQDLFDDAAEPRPDLAARAALAARWAQTLPNVAELALAADHDGGLGGCDDDAEFAFALDLIIEGLALRHAPVP, encoded by the coding sequence ATGCCCGCGCCGCTGAGCCCAGAACGCATCGTCGACGCCGCGATCGCGCTGGCCGACCGGGAGGGGCTCGAGGGTCTGAGCATGCGCAAGCTCGGCGTCGACCTCGGGGTCGACCCGATGTCGGTGTACCACCACGTGGCTGACAAGAGCGCCCTGCTTGCCCTGATGGTCGACCGGGTGGTCGGCCAGGTCGAGCCGGTGCGGGTCGGCGGGTGGGCCGAGGCGCTTCGCGGGACGATCCTCGGCGCCCGCGCCACGATGCTGCGCCACCCGTGGGCGGCGAAGGTCCTCGCGGCGGGAACCGAGGCGACGCCCGCGATCATCGGGTACGTCGACGCGATCCTCGGCATCCTGCGCGGCGGCGGGCTGACGGTCGGGCTCGCGCACCACGCCCTGCACGTGCTCGGCAGCCGCATCCTCGGGTTCAGCCAGGACCTCTTCGACGACGCCGCCGAACCGCGGCCGGACCTCGCGGCTCGCGCCGCGCTAGCGGCCAGGTGGGCGCAGACGTTGCCGAACGTCGCAGAGCTGGCGCTGGCGGCCGACCACGACGGCGGACTCGGTGGCTGCGACGACGACGCCGAGTTCGCCTTCGCGCTCGACCTGATCATCGAGGGCCTGGCGCTCCGCCACGCGCCCGTGCCCTGA
- a CDS encoding sensor histidine kinase, with product MWLQSPDENRELRRQSLLIAGLCAVSDMILLGLALSAGDATDALSSPLTWIAVGVVLLADLALALPARTAGGVAVLHGVVRCASAALLWQATGIQDIGTGNSTGLAVAGYRAGAWTAGRRSWVALSALALGMTGAQLIQDGEITLGAVFTTVTNTVLPWLIGRHTTGRAGYIEQVERAAADHQRETEERTMKALVTERGAIARDLHDTISHHVSAIGIHAAAGRLALAAPDPAVDTGAPASPRRPREAATRALHQVETSSQAAMTDLRRMLDLLAGESSDGVRQPGLAELGALVDGSRRAGLDVALDVQGLRPSELPQSLQLSAYRIIQEILTNALRHGDGDLALSIQRRDGMLSIRAVNAISVSATSTAGSGHGLDGIRRRAEVFGGNCSIGPDLRARTWQTHVELPLETS from the coding sequence ATGTGGCTGCAGAGCCCGGACGAGAACCGCGAGCTCAGGCGGCAGTCCCTGCTGATCGCCGGCCTGTGCGCCGTCAGCGACATGATCCTGCTCGGGCTCGCCCTCTCCGCAGGCGACGCGACCGACGCCCTGTCGTCCCCCCTGACCTGGATTGCGGTCGGGGTGGTCCTGCTCGCGGACCTCGCCCTGGCCCTGCCTGCACGGACTGCCGGGGGCGTTGCGGTGCTCCATGGCGTCGTCCGGTGCGCCAGCGCCGCCCTGCTCTGGCAGGCGACCGGGATTCAGGACATCGGCACGGGCAACTCGACCGGCCTCGCTGTGGCCGGGTACCGAGCGGGCGCGTGGACCGCCGGTCGCCGGTCGTGGGTGGCGCTCAGCGCCCTGGCACTGGGGATGACCGGCGCGCAGCTGATCCAGGACGGCGAGATCACCCTCGGGGCGGTCTTCACCACGGTCACGAACACGGTGCTCCCGTGGTTGATCGGCCGGCACACCACCGGCCGCGCGGGCTACATCGAACAGGTAGAACGGGCCGCCGCGGACCACCAACGCGAGACCGAGGAGCGGACGATGAAGGCGCTGGTGACCGAGCGCGGCGCAATCGCGCGCGACCTGCACGACACGATCTCGCACCACGTCAGCGCGATCGGCATCCACGCGGCCGCCGGGCGACTGGCCCTGGCCGCGCCCGACCCCGCGGTCGATACCGGGGCGCCCGCCAGTCCCCGCCGACCGCGAGAGGCCGCGACCCGGGCCCTGCACCAGGTCGAGACGTCGAGCCAGGCGGCCATGACCGACCTACGTCGGATGCTCGACCTCCTGGCGGGTGAGAGCTCCGACGGCGTGCGTCAGCCCGGCCTGGCCGAGCTCGGCGCCTTGGTCGACGGCAGCCGGCGCGCCGGGCTCGACGTGGCACTCGACGTTCAGGGCCTGCGCCCGTCCGAGCTGCCGCAGTCGCTCCAGCTCTCCGCCTACCGGATCATCCAGGAGATCCTGACGAACGCCCTGCGGCACGGGGACGGAGACCTAGCGCTGTCCATCCAGCGCAGGGACGGGATGCTGTCGATCCGCGCCGTCAACGCGATCTCCGTCAGCGCCACCTCCACGGCGGGATCGGGGCACGGTCTTGACGGGATCCGGCGACGCGCAGAGGTGTTCGGTGGGAACTGCTCCATCGGGCCCGACCTCCGTGCGCGAACATGGCAGACCCACGTCGAGCTTCCGTTGGAGACCTCATGA
- a CDS encoding cytidine deaminase family protein has translation MIAAAERMIRPHRVGDRLFADVGATLVSAAGNQYSGVCIDTGSGTGFCAEHSAIAAMVTAGEYQITTIVAVWRSETGDLHVLPPCGRCREFIRQIDPANLDTEIVLGRHRSAPLRDLLPEHEWPEALDPPRRSADTVTPADPGATVGLV, from the coding sequence GTGATCGCCGCGGCCGAGCGGATGATTCGTCCGCACCGTGTCGGCGACCGCCTCTTCGCGGATGTCGGCGCCACGCTCGTCAGCGCGGCGGGGAATCAGTACTCCGGGGTCTGCATCGACACCGGCTCCGGCACGGGATTCTGCGCCGAGCACAGCGCGATCGCCGCGATGGTGACCGCCGGGGAGTACCAGATCACCACGATCGTCGCGGTGTGGCGCAGCGAGACGGGTGACCTTCACGTCCTGCCGCCCTGCGGACGATGCCGTGAGTTCATCCGCCAGATCGACCCGGCGAACCTCGACACCGAGATCGTCCTGGGACGGCACCGATCTGCGCCCTTGCGCGACCTCCTGCCCGAACATGAGTGGCCGGAAGCGCTCGATCCCCCGCGCCGCTCCGCCGACACAGTGACCCCCGCCGACCCGGGTGCCACAGTCGGGCTCGTTTGA
- a CDS encoding MarR family winged helix-turn-helix transcriptional regulator: MSQEEPRVILETSVGYVLKEAASALRSSMEAVLRPLGMTITHYSCLELLAQRPGLSNSALARGAFVSRQAMNVLLQSLERDGFVSRPAAAPVGRALPAQLTEHGRRRLDAASAAVRAVEVQMLSRLADGEADQLRRLLTLCVSGLATAPSGGSGGA; encoded by the coding sequence ATGAGTCAAGAGGAGCCCCGGGTCATCCTGGAGACGTCGGTCGGATACGTGCTCAAGGAGGCCGCGAGCGCGTTGCGGTCGTCGATGGAAGCCGTGCTTCGCCCCCTCGGGATGACGATCACGCACTACTCCTGCCTGGAGCTGCTCGCGCAGCGGCCCGGCCTGTCGAACTCCGCCCTCGCCCGCGGCGCCTTCGTGTCGCGCCAGGCGATGAACGTGCTGCTGCAGTCCTTGGAGCGGGACGGATTCGTCTCGCGGCCGGCCGCCGCGCCGGTGGGGCGCGCGCTGCCAGCCCAGCTGACCGAGCACGGTCGGCGCCGGCTGGATGCGGCCAGCGCCGCCGTCCGGGCGGTCGAGGTACAGATGCTCTCGCGGCTCGCGGACGGCGAGGCGGACCAGCTCCGGCGGCTGCTCACGCTCTGCGTCAGCGGCCTGGCGACGGCGCCGTCGGGAGGGTCCGGGGGCGCCTGA
- a CDS encoding phytoene desaturase family protein, protein MDIVDRSRFDAVVVGGGHNGLTAAAYLARAGRSVLVLERANHLGGATDSRRVFRGVDARLSRYSYLVSLLPRTVRDELGLTLELRRRRISSYTPLPADPTRGLLVDTGDGGATRRSFAAVGAAADDGAWLAFGARMRALAQAVFPTMTGPVPTSAQARALVGEQWWADLHAPLGGLIERTFTHDLVRGVVLTDALIGTFAAAHETTLAQNRCFLYHVIGGGTGDWDVPVGGMGAVVAALAGAARAGGAEVLTRARVRAIVPGPGGADVSWTDDDGRDHAVAAAHVLAGVAPRILDGLLGREPADDGPQGSQLKVNMVLRRLPRLRDPGVDPATAFAGTFHVNESYEQLAVAHAEAAAGRIPSLPPAELYCHTLTDPSILGADLRATGHQTLTLFGLHMPAGLFRADPEGARAAALAATLRSLDAVLAEPIEDCLALDGDGRPCLEVRSPVDLEADVALPGGHIFHRDLQWPWLEADDAGTPAGRWGVGTGHDRVLLCGAGARRGGGVSGIPGRSAAMAVLAGGSTG, encoded by the coding sequence ATGGACATAGTGGACCGGAGCAGGTTCGACGCCGTCGTCGTCGGCGGCGGTCACAACGGGCTCACCGCGGCGGCGTACCTCGCGCGGGCCGGTCGCAGCGTCCTGGTCCTCGAGCGCGCGAACCACCTTGGCGGCGCCACCGATTCGCGCCGCGTGTTCCGGGGCGTCGATGCCCGGCTGTCCCGCTACTCCTACCTGGTTTCGCTCCTGCCGCGGACGGTCCGGGACGAGCTCGGCCTCACTCTCGAGCTGCGACGTCGGAGGATCTCGTCGTACACCCCGCTGCCCGCGGACCCGACGCGCGGCCTGCTCGTAGACACCGGCGATGGGGGCGCCACGCGGCGCTCGTTCGCGGCGGTAGGCGCCGCGGCCGACGACGGCGCCTGGCTGGCCTTCGGGGCCCGGATGCGGGCGCTCGCGCAGGCGGTCTTCCCGACCATGACGGGGCCGGTCCCGACGTCGGCCCAGGCGCGGGCGCTCGTCGGCGAGCAGTGGTGGGCGGACCTGCACGCCCCGCTCGGCGGCCTGATCGAGCGCACGTTCACCCACGACCTGGTCCGCGGCGTGGTCCTGACCGACGCGCTCATCGGGACGTTCGCCGCCGCGCACGAGACGACCCTCGCGCAGAACCGCTGCTTCCTCTACCACGTGATCGGGGGCGGCACGGGCGACTGGGACGTCCCGGTCGGCGGCATGGGCGCCGTCGTCGCGGCACTCGCCGGGGCGGCGCGCGCGGGTGGCGCCGAGGTCCTGACTCGCGCACGCGTGCGGGCCATCGTCCCTGGGCCCGGCGGTGCCGACGTCAGCTGGACCGACGACGACGGTCGCGACCACGCGGTGGCGGCGGCCCATGTGCTCGCCGGTGTCGCCCCGCGCATCCTCGACGGCCTGCTCGGGCGAGAGCCCGCGGACGACGGGCCGCAGGGAAGCCAGCTCAAGGTCAACATGGTCCTGCGCCGGCTGCCCCGGCTCCGGGACCCGGGCGTGGACCCGGCGACGGCGTTCGCCGGCACGTTCCACGTGAACGAGTCATACGAGCAGCTGGCCGTCGCGCACGCGGAGGCGGCCGCGGGCCGGATTCCGTCGCTGCCCCCCGCGGAGCTCTACTGCCACACGCTCACGGACCCGTCGATCCTCGGCGCAGACCTGCGCGCGACGGGCCACCAGACGCTCACGCTCTTCGGCTTGCACATGCCCGCGGGCCTCTTCCGCGCGGACCCCGAGGGCGCCCGGGCGGCGGCGCTCGCGGCCACGCTGCGCTCCCTTGACGCGGTGCTCGCCGAGCCGATCGAGGACTGCCTCGCGCTCGACGGCGACGGGCGCCCGTGCCTCGAGGTGCGCTCGCCCGTCGACCTCGAGGCCGACGTCGCGTTGCCCGGCGGCCACATCTTCCACCGCGACCTGCAGTGGCCGTGGCTCGAGGCCGACGACGCCGGCACTCCCGCGGGGCGGTGGGGCGTCGGAACCGGCCACGACCGTGTCCTGCTCTGCGGCGCGGGTGCGCGCCGGGGCGGCGGCGTGAGCGGGATCCCCGGCCGGTCCGCCGCCATGGCGGTGCTCGCGGGCGGGTCGACCGGATAG
- a CDS encoding SsgA family sporulation/cell division regulator yields MLPVPYDVTTAITTHLVLSDSLTEDVFVELGYHAADPYALNARFSQGDGPPSTWLLARDLFAQGLVATQAAPAGRGDVRIWRDEDPDYLLMTFRGVAGEALIAAPAEPIERFMEATRAIVPFGAESERIGAAVDAFVESLLTA; encoded by the coding sequence ATGTTGCCAGTTCCGTACGACGTGACGACAGCAATCACGACCCACCTTGTGCTGTCCGACTCCCTGACGGAAGACGTCTTCGTCGAGCTTGGCTATCACGCGGCCGACCCCTACGCGCTCAACGCGCGGTTCAGCCAGGGCGACGGTCCCCCCTCCACGTGGTTGCTCGCGCGTGATCTTTTCGCGCAGGGGCTCGTGGCCACGCAGGCGGCGCCGGCCGGCCGGGGCGACGTGCGCATCTGGCGGGACGAGGACCCCGACTACCTCCTGATGACGTTCCGCGGCGTCGCCGGCGAAGCACTTATCGCCGCGCCCGCGGAGCCGATTGAGCGATTCATGGAGGCGACCCGGGCCATCGTCCCGTTCGGCGCCGAGAGCGAGCGAATCGGCGCCGCGGTCGACGCGTTCGTGGAGAGCCTGCTGACCGCCTGA
- a CDS encoding VOC family protein: MTATGPDFISLQVRDLERSAAFYERHLGLARIQGPPHAVVFDTKPVAFAVRALVPGVDLDSTPQPGLGIALWLHASDTQGIHDALVTAGVPIVSPPVDGPFGRTFTFVDPDGYQLTLHDRA, encoded by the coding sequence ATGACCGCGACCGGACCCGACTTCATCTCCCTGCAGGTGCGCGATCTCGAGCGATCCGCCGCCTTCTACGAGCGGCACCTCGGGCTCGCGCGCATCCAGGGCCCCCCGCACGCCGTCGTGTTCGACACGAAGCCGGTGGCGTTCGCCGTCCGCGCCCTCGTGCCCGGGGTGGACCTGGACTCGACGCCGCAGCCAGGCCTGGGGATCGCGCTGTGGCTGCACGCGTCGGACACCCAGGGCATCCACGACGCGCTCGTCACGGCCGGAGTGCCGATCGTCTCGCCGCCGGTCGACGGTCCCTTCGGACGGACGTTCACGTTCGTCGACCCGGACGGCTACCAGCTCACCCTGCACGACCGCGCCTAG
- a CDS encoding putative quinol monooxygenase — protein sequence MFAITVRFDLPDDATAAEFDRLAAAVVPGIRTLEPGTLLYLVHAVDGAPLARAFYEIYRDRAAHAAHEARPEVASFLRAVSSLVTSTRVERFVPDAASEAAVAALA from the coding sequence ATGTTCGCGATCACGGTGCGGTTCGACCTTCCCGACGACGCCACAGCGGCGGAGTTCGACCGCCTCGCCGCCGCGGTGGTGCCCGGCATCCGCACCCTGGAGCCCGGCACGCTGCTGTACCTGGTCCACGCCGTCGACGGCGCCCCGCTGGCCCGGGCCTTCTACGAGATCTACCGTGACCGCGCGGCGCACGCCGCCCACGAGGCTCGCCCCGAGGTCGCGTCGTTCCTGCGCGCGGTCTCGAGCCTGGTCACCTCGACCCGGGTGGAGCGCTTCGTCCCGGACGCCGCGTCCGAGGCGGCGGTGGCGGCGCTGGCGTGA
- a CDS encoding squalene cyclase, producing the protein MGLDPELLDWLLDSDPALRWEVERDLAGAPPGVWRATRARVATEGFGARLLALQDPDGQWAGGAFFPGGFDFAAFEAAGAAGQPWTATTWTLTTLREWGLDAAALAGTADKLAANSRWEYDDLPYWGGEVDCCINAYTLANGAWLGADVAGIAQWFLDHRLADGGWNCAWVDGSTRSSFHSTLNSVKGLLAYEAMTGEGGPLRAARLAGEEYLLERGLLRRLSTGEPVATWATRFAYPFRGVYSALNAAEHFRAAAQHNNVAPDPRLADAIGLIRSRRTADGRWLQEHRHPGSVWFEVDVPPGEPSRWLTLFGTRVLAWWYTAA; encoded by the coding sequence ATGGGGCTCGACCCGGAGCTGCTCGACTGGCTGCTCGACAGCGACCCGGCGCTGCGCTGGGAGGTCGAGCGCGACCTCGCCGGCGCGCCGCCCGGGGTCTGGCGTGCCACGCGCGCCCGGGTCGCCACCGAGGGGTTCGGTGCGCGCCTGCTCGCGCTGCAAGACCCCGACGGGCAGTGGGCGGGCGGCGCGTTCTTCCCAGGTGGTTTCGACTTCGCGGCGTTCGAGGCCGCCGGGGCGGCGGGGCAGCCCTGGACCGCGACGACGTGGACGCTCACCACCCTGCGTGAATGGGGCCTGGACGCCGCGGCGCTGGCCGGCACGGCCGACAAGCTCGCCGCGAACAGCCGCTGGGAGTACGACGACCTGCCGTACTGGGGCGGCGAGGTCGACTGTTGCATCAATGCGTACACGCTCGCCAACGGCGCCTGGCTCGGGGCGGACGTCGCCGGGATCGCGCAGTGGTTCCTCGACCACCGCTTGGCCGACGGCGGCTGGAACTGCGCATGGGTCGACGGCTCGACCCGCTCGTCGTTCCACTCGACGCTCAACTCCGTGAAGGGGCTGCTGGCCTACGAGGCCATGACGGGGGAGGGTGGGCCGCTACGCGCGGCCCGCCTGGCCGGCGAGGAGTACCTGCTCGAGCGCGGGCTGCTCCGCCGGCTGTCGACCGGCGAGCCCGTCGCGACGTGGGCGACCCGGTTCGCCTACCCGTTCCGCGGGGTCTACAGCGCGCTCAACGCGGCCGAGCACTTCCGGGCCGCGGCGCAGCACAACAACGTCGCGCCCGACCCCCGGCTCGCGGACGCGATCGGCCTCATCCGCTCCCGCCGGACCGCGGACGGACGCTGGTTGCAGGAGCATCGCCACCCCGGGTCGGTCTGGTTCGAGGTCGACGTGCCGCCCGGCGAGCCGTCCCGGTGGCTCACGCTCTTCGGCACGCGCGTCCTCGCGTGGTGGTACACCGCTGCCTAG